A window of the Hypomesus transpacificus isolate Combined female chromosome 8, fHypTra1, whole genome shotgun sequence genome harbors these coding sequences:
- the smarcd3b gene encoding SWI/SNF-related matrix-associated actin-dependent regulator of chromatin subfamily D member 3b isoform X5, with amino-acid sequence MATEETAGGARKATKSKLFEFLVHGVRPGMPSGARMPHQGAPMGPPGPPYGGSPAVRPGLPTPVMEPSRKRPAPSQQVQQQAVQNRSRNAKRRKMADKILPQRIRELVPESQAYMDLLAFERKLDQTIMRKRVDIQEALKRPMKQKRKLRLYISNTFNPAKPDADDSDGSIASWELRVEGKLLDDPGKLKRKFSSFFKSLVIELDKDLYGPDNHLVEWHRTPTTQETDGFQVKRPGDVSVRCTLLLMLDYQPPQFKLDPRLARLLGIHTQTRSCIIQALWQYVKTNKLQDSHDKEYINCDKYFQQIFDCPRLKFSEIPQRLTNLLLPPDPIVINHVISVDPNDQKKTACYDIDVEVEDPLKSQMSSFLLSTANQQEIASLDNKIHETIESINQLKIQRDFMLSFSRDPKGYIQDWLKSQSRDLKLMTDVVGNPEEERRAEFYHEPWSQEAVSRYFYCKIQQRRQELEQALAVRNT; translated from the exons ATGGCCACGGAGGAGACGGCGGGGGGAGCCAGGAAAGCCACCAAGAGCAAACTGTTTGAGTTCCTGGTCCATGGAGTG CGTCCTGGAATGCCGTCTGGAGCGCGGATGCCCCACCAGGGAGCTCCCAtgggccccccaggccccccataCGGGGGCAGCCCTGCAGTGCGGCCCGGCCTGCCCACCCCCGTTATGGAACCCAGCCGCAAGAGACCCGCCCCCTCCCAGCAGGTCCAGCAGCAGGCTGTCCAGAACCGCTCCAGGAA tGCCAAGCGGAGGAAAATGGCAGACAAGATTCTTCCACAAAGG ATCCGGGAGCTGGTCCCAGAGTCCCAGGCCTACATGGACCTGCTGGCCTTTGAGCGGAAACTGGACCAGACCATCATGAGGAAGCGGGTGGACATCCAGGAGGCCCTGAAGAGACCCATGAAG CAAAAGCGTAAACTGCGTCTGTACATCTCCAACACCTTCAACCCTGCCAAGCCCGATGCAGACGACTCAGATGGGAGCATTGCATCCTGGGAGTTGCGCGTTGAGGGAAAGCTGCTAGATGAT cctgGGAAGCTGAAGAGGAAGTTCTCCTCGTTCTTCAAGAGCCTGGTGATCGAGCTGGATAAAGACCTGTACGGACCTGACAACCACCTTGTTGAG TGGCACCGTACGCCCACCACCCAGGAAACGGACGGTTTCCAGGTGAAGAGGCCCGGAGACGTGAGTGTGCGCTGCACCCTCCTGCTGATGCTGGACTACCAG CCCCCTCAGTTCAAGCTGGACCCACGGCTGGCACGTCTGCTGGGCATTCACACCCAGACCCGCTCCTGTATCATCCAGGCTCTCTGGCAGTACGTCAAGACCAACAAGCTACAGGACTCCCACGACAAGGAGTACATCAACTGTGACAAGTACTTCCAGCAG ATCTTTGACTGCCCCCGACTGAAGTTCTCAGAGATCCCTCAGCGCCTCACCAACCTCCTGCTGCCCCCCGACCCCATTGTCATCAATCACGTCATCAG TGTGGACCCTAACGATCAGAAGAAGACAGCCTGCTATGACATCGACGTGGAGGTGGAGGACCCCCTGAAAAGCCAGATGAGCAGCTTCCTGCTCTCCACAGCCAACCAGCAGGAGATCGCCTCACTGGACAACAAG ATCCACGAGACCATCGAGTCAATCAACCAGCTGAAGATCCAGAGGGATTTCATGCTCAGCTTCTCCAGAGATCCCAAGGGCTACATCCAGGACTGGCTCAAATCTCAGAGCAGAGACCTGAAG cTTATGACGGATGTGGTTGGGaacccagaggaggagaggagggcagagtttTACCACGAGCCCTGGTCCCAGGAGGCAGTGAGCCGCTACTTCTACTGCAAG ATCCAGCAGAGGAGGCAAGAGCTGGAGCAGGCCTTGGCTGTGAGAAACACCTAA
- the smarcd3b gene encoding SWI/SNF-related matrix-associated actin-dependent regulator of chromatin subfamily D member 3b isoform X1: MATEETAGGARKATKSKLFEFLVHGVRPGMPSGARMPHQGAPMGPPGPPYGGSPAVRPGLPTPVMEPSRKRPAPSQQVQQQAVQNRSRKKPVGFPGANEMPARQMDMRDAQSDPTLGSNAKRRKMADKILPQRIRELVPESQAYMDLLAFERKLDQTIMRKRVDIQEALKRPMKQKRKLRLYISNTFNPAKPDADDSDGSIASWELRVEGKLLDDPGKLKRKFSSFFKSLVIELDKDLYGPDNHLVELLTSKAKWHRTPTTQETDGFQVKRPGDVSVRCTLLLMLDYQPPQFKLDPRLARLLGIHTQTRSCIIQALWQYVKTNKLQDSHDKEYINCDKYFQQIFDCPRLKFSEIPQRLTNLLLPPDPIVINHVISVDPNDQKKTACYDIDVEVEDPLKSQMSSFLLSTANQQEIASLDNKIHETIESINQLKIQRDFMLSFSRDPKGYIQDWLKSQSRDLKLMTDVVGNPEEERRAEFYHEPWSQEAVSRYFYCKIQQRRQELEQALAVRNT; encoded by the exons ATGGCCACGGAGGAGACGGCGGGGGGAGCCAGGAAAGCCACCAAGAGCAAACTGTTTGAGTTCCTGGTCCATGGAGTG CGTCCTGGAATGCCGTCTGGAGCGCGGATGCCCCACCAGGGAGCTCCCAtgggccccccaggccccccataCGGGGGCAGCCCTGCAGTGCGGCCCGGCCTGCCCACCCCCGTTATGGAACCCAGCCGCAAGAGACCCGCCCCCTCCCAGCAGGTCCAGCAGCAGGCTGTCCAGAACCGCTCCAGGAA GAAGCCTGTGGGATTCCCTGGAGCCAATGAGATGCCGGCGAGGCAGATGGACATGAGAGATGCCCAATCAGATCCCACGCTCGGATCAAA tGCCAAGCGGAGGAAAATGGCAGACAAGATTCTTCCACAAAGG ATCCGGGAGCTGGTCCCAGAGTCCCAGGCCTACATGGACCTGCTGGCCTTTGAGCGGAAACTGGACCAGACCATCATGAGGAAGCGGGTGGACATCCAGGAGGCCCTGAAGAGACCCATGAAG CAAAAGCGTAAACTGCGTCTGTACATCTCCAACACCTTCAACCCTGCCAAGCCCGATGCAGACGACTCAGATGGGAGCATTGCATCCTGGGAGTTGCGCGTTGAGGGAAAGCTGCTAGATGAT cctgGGAAGCTGAAGAGGAAGTTCTCCTCGTTCTTCAAGAGCCTGGTGATCGAGCTGGATAAAGACCTGTACGGACCTGACAACCACCTTGTTGAG cTGCTGACCAGTAAAGCCAAG TGGCACCGTACGCCCACCACCCAGGAAACGGACGGTTTCCAGGTGAAGAGGCCCGGAGACGTGAGTGTGCGCTGCACCCTCCTGCTGATGCTGGACTACCAG CCCCCTCAGTTCAAGCTGGACCCACGGCTGGCACGTCTGCTGGGCATTCACACCCAGACCCGCTCCTGTATCATCCAGGCTCTCTGGCAGTACGTCAAGACCAACAAGCTACAGGACTCCCACGACAAGGAGTACATCAACTGTGACAAGTACTTCCAGCAG ATCTTTGACTGCCCCCGACTGAAGTTCTCAGAGATCCCTCAGCGCCTCACCAACCTCCTGCTGCCCCCCGACCCCATTGTCATCAATCACGTCATCAG TGTGGACCCTAACGATCAGAAGAAGACAGCCTGCTATGACATCGACGTGGAGGTGGAGGACCCCCTGAAAAGCCAGATGAGCAGCTTCCTGCTCTCCACAGCCAACCAGCAGGAGATCGCCTCACTGGACAACAAG ATCCACGAGACCATCGAGTCAATCAACCAGCTGAAGATCCAGAGGGATTTCATGCTCAGCTTCTCCAGAGATCCCAAGGGCTACATCCAGGACTGGCTCAAATCTCAGAGCAGAGACCTGAAG cTTATGACGGATGTGGTTGGGaacccagaggaggagaggagggcagagtttTACCACGAGCCCTGGTCCCAGGAGGCAGTGAGCCGCTACTTCTACTGCAAG ATCCAGCAGAGGAGGCAAGAGCTGGAGCAGGCCTTGGCTGTGAGAAACACCTAA
- the smarcd3b gene encoding SWI/SNF-related matrix-associated actin-dependent regulator of chromatin subfamily D member 3b isoform X3, with amino-acid sequence MERKRPGMPSGARMPHQGAPMGPPGPPYGGSPAVRPGLPTPVMEPSRKRPAPSQQVQQQAVQNRSRKKPVGFPGANEMPARQMDMRDAQSDPTLGSNAKRRKMADKILPQRIRELVPESQAYMDLLAFERKLDQTIMRKRVDIQEALKRPMKQKRKLRLYISNTFNPAKPDADDSDGSIASWELRVEGKLLDDPGKLKRKFSSFFKSLVIELDKDLYGPDNHLVELLTSKAKWHRTPTTQETDGFQVKRPGDVSVRCTLLLMLDYQPPQFKLDPRLARLLGIHTQTRSCIIQALWQYVKTNKLQDSHDKEYINCDKYFQQIFDCPRLKFSEIPQRLTNLLLPPDPIVINHVISVDPNDQKKTACYDIDVEVEDPLKSQMSSFLLSTANQQEIASLDNKIHETIESINQLKIQRDFMLSFSRDPKGYIQDWLKSQSRDLKLMTDVVGNPEEERRAEFYHEPWSQEAVSRYFYCKIQQRRQELEQALAVRNT; translated from the exons ATGGAGAGAAAG CGTCCTGGAATGCCGTCTGGAGCGCGGATGCCCCACCAGGGAGCTCCCAtgggccccccaggccccccataCGGGGGCAGCCCTGCAGTGCGGCCCGGCCTGCCCACCCCCGTTATGGAACCCAGCCGCAAGAGACCCGCCCCCTCCCAGCAGGTCCAGCAGCAGGCTGTCCAGAACCGCTCCAGGAA GAAGCCTGTGGGATTCCCTGGAGCCAATGAGATGCCGGCGAGGCAGATGGACATGAGAGATGCCCAATCAGATCCCACGCTCGGATCAAA tGCCAAGCGGAGGAAAATGGCAGACAAGATTCTTCCACAAAGG ATCCGGGAGCTGGTCCCAGAGTCCCAGGCCTACATGGACCTGCTGGCCTTTGAGCGGAAACTGGACCAGACCATCATGAGGAAGCGGGTGGACATCCAGGAGGCCCTGAAGAGACCCATGAAG CAAAAGCGTAAACTGCGTCTGTACATCTCCAACACCTTCAACCCTGCCAAGCCCGATGCAGACGACTCAGATGGGAGCATTGCATCCTGGGAGTTGCGCGTTGAGGGAAAGCTGCTAGATGAT cctgGGAAGCTGAAGAGGAAGTTCTCCTCGTTCTTCAAGAGCCTGGTGATCGAGCTGGATAAAGACCTGTACGGACCTGACAACCACCTTGTTGAG cTGCTGACCAGTAAAGCCAAG TGGCACCGTACGCCCACCACCCAGGAAACGGACGGTTTCCAGGTGAAGAGGCCCGGAGACGTGAGTGTGCGCTGCACCCTCCTGCTGATGCTGGACTACCAG CCCCCTCAGTTCAAGCTGGACCCACGGCTGGCACGTCTGCTGGGCATTCACACCCAGACCCGCTCCTGTATCATCCAGGCTCTCTGGCAGTACGTCAAGACCAACAAGCTACAGGACTCCCACGACAAGGAGTACATCAACTGTGACAAGTACTTCCAGCAG ATCTTTGACTGCCCCCGACTGAAGTTCTCAGAGATCCCTCAGCGCCTCACCAACCTCCTGCTGCCCCCCGACCCCATTGTCATCAATCACGTCATCAG TGTGGACCCTAACGATCAGAAGAAGACAGCCTGCTATGACATCGACGTGGAGGTGGAGGACCCCCTGAAAAGCCAGATGAGCAGCTTCCTGCTCTCCACAGCCAACCAGCAGGAGATCGCCTCACTGGACAACAAG ATCCACGAGACCATCGAGTCAATCAACCAGCTGAAGATCCAGAGGGATTTCATGCTCAGCTTCTCCAGAGATCCCAAGGGCTACATCCAGGACTGGCTCAAATCTCAGAGCAGAGACCTGAAG cTTATGACGGATGTGGTTGGGaacccagaggaggagaggagggcagagtttTACCACGAGCCCTGGTCCCAGGAGGCAGTGAGCCGCTACTTCTACTGCAAG ATCCAGCAGAGGAGGCAAGAGCTGGAGCAGGCCTTGGCTGTGAGAAACACCTAA
- the smarcd3b gene encoding SWI/SNF-related matrix-associated actin-dependent regulator of chromatin subfamily D member 3b isoform X4, whose amino-acid sequence MATEETAGGARKATKSKLFEFLVHGVRPGMPSGARMPHQGAPMGPPGPPYGGSPAVRPGLPTPVMEPSRKRPAPSQQVQQQAVQNRSRNAKRRKMADKILPQRIRELVPESQAYMDLLAFERKLDQTIMRKRVDIQEALKRPMKQKRKLRLYISNTFNPAKPDADDSDGSIASWELRVEGKLLDDPGKLKRKFSSFFKSLVIELDKDLYGPDNHLVELLTSKAKWHRTPTTQETDGFQVKRPGDVSVRCTLLLMLDYQPPQFKLDPRLARLLGIHTQTRSCIIQALWQYVKTNKLQDSHDKEYINCDKYFQQIFDCPRLKFSEIPQRLTNLLLPPDPIVINHVISVDPNDQKKTACYDIDVEVEDPLKSQMSSFLLSTANQQEIASLDNKIHETIESINQLKIQRDFMLSFSRDPKGYIQDWLKSQSRDLKLMTDVVGNPEEERRAEFYHEPWSQEAVSRYFYCKIQQRRQELEQALAVRNT is encoded by the exons ATGGCCACGGAGGAGACGGCGGGGGGAGCCAGGAAAGCCACCAAGAGCAAACTGTTTGAGTTCCTGGTCCATGGAGTG CGTCCTGGAATGCCGTCTGGAGCGCGGATGCCCCACCAGGGAGCTCCCAtgggccccccaggccccccataCGGGGGCAGCCCTGCAGTGCGGCCCGGCCTGCCCACCCCCGTTATGGAACCCAGCCGCAAGAGACCCGCCCCCTCCCAGCAGGTCCAGCAGCAGGCTGTCCAGAACCGCTCCAGGAA tGCCAAGCGGAGGAAAATGGCAGACAAGATTCTTCCACAAAGG ATCCGGGAGCTGGTCCCAGAGTCCCAGGCCTACATGGACCTGCTGGCCTTTGAGCGGAAACTGGACCAGACCATCATGAGGAAGCGGGTGGACATCCAGGAGGCCCTGAAGAGACCCATGAAG CAAAAGCGTAAACTGCGTCTGTACATCTCCAACACCTTCAACCCTGCCAAGCCCGATGCAGACGACTCAGATGGGAGCATTGCATCCTGGGAGTTGCGCGTTGAGGGAAAGCTGCTAGATGAT cctgGGAAGCTGAAGAGGAAGTTCTCCTCGTTCTTCAAGAGCCTGGTGATCGAGCTGGATAAAGACCTGTACGGACCTGACAACCACCTTGTTGAG cTGCTGACCAGTAAAGCCAAG TGGCACCGTACGCCCACCACCCAGGAAACGGACGGTTTCCAGGTGAAGAGGCCCGGAGACGTGAGTGTGCGCTGCACCCTCCTGCTGATGCTGGACTACCAG CCCCCTCAGTTCAAGCTGGACCCACGGCTGGCACGTCTGCTGGGCATTCACACCCAGACCCGCTCCTGTATCATCCAGGCTCTCTGGCAGTACGTCAAGACCAACAAGCTACAGGACTCCCACGACAAGGAGTACATCAACTGTGACAAGTACTTCCAGCAG ATCTTTGACTGCCCCCGACTGAAGTTCTCAGAGATCCCTCAGCGCCTCACCAACCTCCTGCTGCCCCCCGACCCCATTGTCATCAATCACGTCATCAG TGTGGACCCTAACGATCAGAAGAAGACAGCCTGCTATGACATCGACGTGGAGGTGGAGGACCCCCTGAAAAGCCAGATGAGCAGCTTCCTGCTCTCCACAGCCAACCAGCAGGAGATCGCCTCACTGGACAACAAG ATCCACGAGACCATCGAGTCAATCAACCAGCTGAAGATCCAGAGGGATTTCATGCTCAGCTTCTCCAGAGATCCCAAGGGCTACATCCAGGACTGGCTCAAATCTCAGAGCAGAGACCTGAAG cTTATGACGGATGTGGTTGGGaacccagaggaggagaggagggcagagtttTACCACGAGCCCTGGTCCCAGGAGGCAGTGAGCCGCTACTTCTACTGCAAG ATCCAGCAGAGGAGGCAAGAGCTGGAGCAGGCCTTGGCTGTGAGAAACACCTAA
- the smarcd3b gene encoding SWI/SNF-related matrix-associated actin-dependent regulator of chromatin subfamily D member 3b isoform X2, producing the protein MATEETAGGARKATKSKLFEFLVHGVRPGMPSGARMPHQGAPMGPPGPPYGGSPAVRPGLPTPVMEPSRKRPAPSQQVQQQAVQNRSRKKPVGFPGANEMPARQMDMRDAQSDPTLGSNAKRRKMADKILPQRIRELVPESQAYMDLLAFERKLDQTIMRKRVDIQEALKRPMKQKRKLRLYISNTFNPAKPDADDSDGSIASWELRVEGKLLDDPGKLKRKFSSFFKSLVIELDKDLYGPDNHLVEWHRTPTTQETDGFQVKRPGDVSVRCTLLLMLDYQPPQFKLDPRLARLLGIHTQTRSCIIQALWQYVKTNKLQDSHDKEYINCDKYFQQIFDCPRLKFSEIPQRLTNLLLPPDPIVINHVISVDPNDQKKTACYDIDVEVEDPLKSQMSSFLLSTANQQEIASLDNKIHETIESINQLKIQRDFMLSFSRDPKGYIQDWLKSQSRDLKLMTDVVGNPEEERRAEFYHEPWSQEAVSRYFYCKIQQRRQELEQALAVRNT; encoded by the exons ATGGCCACGGAGGAGACGGCGGGGGGAGCCAGGAAAGCCACCAAGAGCAAACTGTTTGAGTTCCTGGTCCATGGAGTG CGTCCTGGAATGCCGTCTGGAGCGCGGATGCCCCACCAGGGAGCTCCCAtgggccccccaggccccccataCGGGGGCAGCCCTGCAGTGCGGCCCGGCCTGCCCACCCCCGTTATGGAACCCAGCCGCAAGAGACCCGCCCCCTCCCAGCAGGTCCAGCAGCAGGCTGTCCAGAACCGCTCCAGGAA GAAGCCTGTGGGATTCCCTGGAGCCAATGAGATGCCGGCGAGGCAGATGGACATGAGAGATGCCCAATCAGATCCCACGCTCGGATCAAA tGCCAAGCGGAGGAAAATGGCAGACAAGATTCTTCCACAAAGG ATCCGGGAGCTGGTCCCAGAGTCCCAGGCCTACATGGACCTGCTGGCCTTTGAGCGGAAACTGGACCAGACCATCATGAGGAAGCGGGTGGACATCCAGGAGGCCCTGAAGAGACCCATGAAG CAAAAGCGTAAACTGCGTCTGTACATCTCCAACACCTTCAACCCTGCCAAGCCCGATGCAGACGACTCAGATGGGAGCATTGCATCCTGGGAGTTGCGCGTTGAGGGAAAGCTGCTAGATGAT cctgGGAAGCTGAAGAGGAAGTTCTCCTCGTTCTTCAAGAGCCTGGTGATCGAGCTGGATAAAGACCTGTACGGACCTGACAACCACCTTGTTGAG TGGCACCGTACGCCCACCACCCAGGAAACGGACGGTTTCCAGGTGAAGAGGCCCGGAGACGTGAGTGTGCGCTGCACCCTCCTGCTGATGCTGGACTACCAG CCCCCTCAGTTCAAGCTGGACCCACGGCTGGCACGTCTGCTGGGCATTCACACCCAGACCCGCTCCTGTATCATCCAGGCTCTCTGGCAGTACGTCAAGACCAACAAGCTACAGGACTCCCACGACAAGGAGTACATCAACTGTGACAAGTACTTCCAGCAG ATCTTTGACTGCCCCCGACTGAAGTTCTCAGAGATCCCTCAGCGCCTCACCAACCTCCTGCTGCCCCCCGACCCCATTGTCATCAATCACGTCATCAG TGTGGACCCTAACGATCAGAAGAAGACAGCCTGCTATGACATCGACGTGGAGGTGGAGGACCCCCTGAAAAGCCAGATGAGCAGCTTCCTGCTCTCCACAGCCAACCAGCAGGAGATCGCCTCACTGGACAACAAG ATCCACGAGACCATCGAGTCAATCAACCAGCTGAAGATCCAGAGGGATTTCATGCTCAGCTTCTCCAGAGATCCCAAGGGCTACATCCAGGACTGGCTCAAATCTCAGAGCAGAGACCTGAAG cTTATGACGGATGTGGTTGGGaacccagaggaggagaggagggcagagtttTACCACGAGCCCTGGTCCCAGGAGGCAGTGAGCCGCTACTTCTACTGCAAG ATCCAGCAGAGGAGGCAAGAGCTGGAGCAGGCCTTGGCTGTGAGAAACACCTAA